A stretch of Spirochaetota bacterium DNA encodes these proteins:
- a CDS encoding type II toxin-antitoxin system VapC family toxin, with product MSYLIDTNIIIYSIKGNSIVHDNFLKNEKIPKAISVITYGELLFGARKSRNVEKNSAIVYRIKELFPIIDIDKAVIETFSELKVNSHKTGSIIDDFDLLIASTALTTNSILVTNNEKHFARIKGLKIENWTK from the coding sequence ATGTCATATTTGATTGATACCAACATCATCATATACAGCATAAAAGGAAATTCCATTGTTCACGATAATTTCCTGAAAAATGAGAAAATTCCCAAGGCTATTTCCGTCATCACCTATGGAGAACTATTATTTGGAGCAAGGAAATCGAGGAACGTAGAAAAGAACAGTGCCATTGTGTATCGAATAAAAGAGCTATTCCCCATCATAGACATAGATAAAGCCGTGATTGAAACATTCAGCGAATTGAAAGTGAATTCACATAAAACCGGTTCAATCATCGATGATTTCGATCTCTTGATCGCCTCGACAGCCCTTACCACTAACTCGATCCTGGTCACCAATAACGAGAAACACTTTGCCAGGATCAAAGGATTGAAAATCGAAAACTGGACGAAATAA
- a CDS encoding flagellin codes for MIITDFSSLARFAETKTEPAKSIKPDKKDAPEPAKASSDSVDLSVSAKMTSQLYGLKEALENIRKGIGLVTRTDSYLSTTEDAIQKIRALAVKGANGTFTNTDRQHFQVEVSALIDEVDRIASQAEFNRFKLLTGSFSKNNPYASMWLHVGPNMNQRERIYIGTMTARSLHLKDNSGRITASVSTPSGANQSIGVMDSALQSIAKQRADMLGYSERLKVTSQEVMRSMNAILKSGDAKLDHDAAAELMETIKYLKLDK; via the coding sequence ATGATCATCACCGATTTCAGCAGCCTCGCACGCTTTGCGGAAACCAAAACCGAACCGGCAAAAAGCATTAAGCCCGACAAAAAGGACGCGCCGGAGCCCGCGAAGGCTTCCTCAGACTCCGTCGACCTCTCGGTCTCCGCGAAGATGACCTCCCAGCTTTATGGCCTCAAGGAGGCGCTGGAAAACATCCGCAAGGGCATAGGCCTGGTCACGAGGACCGACAGCTACCTCTCAACGACCGAGGACGCGATCCAGAAGATCCGCGCACTGGCCGTGAAGGGCGCGAACGGCACATTCACCAACACCGACCGCCAGCATTTCCAGGTCGAGGTTTCCGCGCTCATCGACGAGGTGGACCGCATCGCGTCACAGGCCGAGTTCAATCGCTTCAAGCTCCTCACCGGCTCCTTCTCGAAAAACAATCCCTACGCCTCCATGTGGCTGCACGTGGGGCCCAACATGAACCAGCGCGAGCGTATCTATATCGGCACCATGACCGCGCGCTCCCTGCACCTCAAGGACAATTCGGGCAGGATCACGGCAAGCGTCTCGACGCCCTCGGGCGCGAACCAGAGCATAGGCGTGATGGATAGCGCGCTCCAGAGCATCGCCAAGCAGCGCGCCGACATGCTCGGCTACTCCGAGCGGCTCAAGGTGACCTCGCAGGAGGTCATGCGCTCCATGAACGCGATTCTCAAATCCGGCGACGCGAAACTCGATCACGATGCGGCCGCGGAGCTCATGGAGACCATCAAGTATCTCAAGTTGGACAAGTAG
- a CDS encoding antitoxin: MAILQVRDIDDRLYASLKTIAKSENRSISQEVISIIEKYLSNPMVYKNNPTKEFIALSGSWDDERNADAIIDSINKSRTGTKRFNAKDVIFD, translated from the coding sequence ATGGCAATTCTGCAAGTCAGGGATATCGATGATCGATTATACGCGTCTTTAAAAACCATCGCGAAGAGCGAAAACAGATCGATCAGCCAGGAAGTCATTTCCATTATTGAAAAATACTTATCGAACCCCATGGTGTATAAAAATAATCCCACTAAGGAGTTTATCGCACTTTCCGGATCGTGGGACGATGAACGAAACGCCGATGCAATAATCGATTCCATCAATAAATCCCGCACGGGAACCAAACGGTTTAATGCAAAAGATGTCATATTTGATTGA